Proteins from a single region of Meriones unguiculatus strain TT.TT164.6M chromosome 21, Bangor_MerUng_6.1, whole genome shotgun sequence:
- the Wasl gene encoding actin nucleation-promoting factor WASL isoform X2, translated as MASFSRTMSSAVVQLYAADRNCMWSKKCSGVACLVKDNPQRSYFLRVFDIKDGKLLWEQELYNNFVYNSPRGYFHTFAGDTCQVALNFANEEEAKKFRKAVTDLLGRRQRKSEKRRDGQNGPNLPMATVDIKNPEITTNRFYGSQVNNISHTKEKKKGKAKKKRLTKADIGTPSNFQHIGHVGWDPNTGFDLNNLDPELKNLFDMCGISEAQLKDRETSKVIYDFIEKTGGVEAVKNELRRQAPPPPPPSRGGPPPPPPPPHSSGPPPPPARGRGAPPPPPSRAPTAAPPPPPPSRPGVVVPPPPPNRMYPPPPPALPSSAPSGPPPPPPLAVAGSTAPPPPPPPPPPPGPPPPPGLPSDSDHQVPAPSGNKAALLDQIREGAQLKKVEQNSRPVSCSGRDALLDQIRQGIQLKSVSDGQESTPPTPAPTSGIVGALMEVMQKRSKAIHSSDEDEDDDEEEDFEDDDEWED; from the exons atggcttcaTTTTCCAGG ACCATGTCTTCGGCAGTGGTGCAGTTATATGCCGCTGATCGGAACTGTATGTGGTCAAAAAAGTGCAGTGGTGTCGCTTGCCTTGTTAAGGACAATCCTCAAAGGTCTTACTTTCTAAGAGTATTTGACATTAAG gatggGAAATTACTGTGGGAACAGGAGCTATACAATAACTTTGTATATAATAGTCCTAGAGGATATTTTCATACTTTTGCTGGAGAT ACTTGTCAAGTTGCTCTTAATTTTGCCAATGAAGAAGAAGCAAAAAAGTTCCGAAAAGCAGTTACAGACCTGTTGGGCCGACGACAGCGGAAATCTG aaAAAAGACGAGATGGTCAAAATG GTCCCAATCTACCTATGGCTACAGTTGACATAAAAAATCCAGAAATCACAACAAATAGGTTTTATGGTTCACAAGTCAACAACATCTCCCAtaccaaagaaaagaagaaaggaaaagctaaaaagaaaagattaaccAAGGCAGATATTGGAACACCGAGTAATTTCCA GCACATTGGACATGTTGGATGGGATCCAAATACTGGTTTTGAC CTAAATAATTTGGATCCAGAATTGAAGAATCTTTTTGATATGTGTGGGATCTCTGAGGCCCAGCTTAAAGACAGAGAAACATCAAAAGTTATTTATGACTTTATTGAGAAAACAGGAGGTGTAGAAGCTGTTAAAAATGAACTCCGAAGGCAAG caccaccacctcctccaccctcaaggggaggacctccccctcctcctccccctcctcataGCTCaggccctcctcccccacctgccCGTGGAAGAGGGGCTCCTCCCCCACCACCTTCAAGAGCTCCCACTGCTGCACCTCCACCGCCACCTCCTTCCAGGCCTGGTGTTGTTGTTCCTCCACCCCCTCCAAACAGGATGTACCCTCCCCCACCGCCAGCGCTGCCCTCTTCAGCACCTTCAggcccaccaccacctccacctctgGCTGTGGCAGGGTCCACagcgccgccgcctcctcctccacctccgcCTCCACCAGGCCCTCCACCTCCCCCTGGCCTCCCTTCTGATAGTGACCATCAAGTTCCAGCTCCTTCAGGCAACAAAGCAGCTCTTTTGGATCAAATTAGAGAGGGTGCTCAGCTAAAAAAAGTGGAGCAGAATAGTCGGCCGGTGTCCTGCTCCGGAAGGGATGCGCTCTTAGACCAGATACGACAGGGCATTCAGCTGAAATCT GTGTCTGATGGCCAAGAGTCCACACCACCAACACCCGCACCCACATCAGGAATTGTGGGTGCACTCATGGAAGTGATGCAGAAAAGGAGCAAAGCCATTCATTCCTCAG atgaagatgaagatgatgatgaagaagaagatttTGAGGATGATGATGAGTGGGAAGACTga
- the Wasl gene encoding actin nucleation-promoting factor WASL isoform X1 produces the protein MSSGQQPPRRVTNVGSLLLTPQENESLFSFLGKKCVTMSSAVVQLYAADRNCMWSKKCSGVACLVKDNPQRSYFLRVFDIKDGKLLWEQELYNNFVYNSPRGYFHTFAGDTCQVALNFANEEEAKKFRKAVTDLLGRRQRKSEKRRDGQNGPNLPMATVDIKNPEITTNRFYGSQVNNISHTKEKKKGKAKKKRLTKADIGTPSNFQHIGHVGWDPNTGFDLNNLDPELKNLFDMCGISEAQLKDRETSKVIYDFIEKTGGVEAVKNELRRQAPPPPPPSRGGPPPPPPPPHSSGPPPPPARGRGAPPPPPSRAPTAAPPPPPPSRPGVVVPPPPPNRMYPPPPPALPSSAPSGPPPPPPLAVAGSTAPPPPPPPPPPPGPPPPPGLPSDSDHQVPAPSGNKAALLDQIREGAQLKKVEQNSRPVSCSGRDALLDQIRQGIQLKSVSDGQESTPPTPAPTSGIVGALMEVMQKRSKAIHSSDEDEDDDEEEDFEDDDEWED, from the exons ACCATGTCTTCGGCAGTGGTGCAGTTATATGCCGCTGATCGGAACTGTATGTGGTCAAAAAAGTGCAGTGGTGTCGCTTGCCTTGTTAAGGACAATCCTCAAAGGTCTTACTTTCTAAGAGTATTTGACATTAAG gatggGAAATTACTGTGGGAACAGGAGCTATACAATAACTTTGTATATAATAGTCCTAGAGGATATTTTCATACTTTTGCTGGAGAT ACTTGTCAAGTTGCTCTTAATTTTGCCAATGAAGAAGAAGCAAAAAAGTTCCGAAAAGCAGTTACAGACCTGTTGGGCCGACGACAGCGGAAATCTG aaAAAAGACGAGATGGTCAAAATG GTCCCAATCTACCTATGGCTACAGTTGACATAAAAAATCCAGAAATCACAACAAATAGGTTTTATGGTTCACAAGTCAACAACATCTCCCAtaccaaagaaaagaagaaaggaaaagctaaaaagaaaagattaaccAAGGCAGATATTGGAACACCGAGTAATTTCCA GCACATTGGACATGTTGGATGGGATCCAAATACTGGTTTTGAC CTAAATAATTTGGATCCAGAATTGAAGAATCTTTTTGATATGTGTGGGATCTCTGAGGCCCAGCTTAAAGACAGAGAAACATCAAAAGTTATTTATGACTTTATTGAGAAAACAGGAGGTGTAGAAGCTGTTAAAAATGAACTCCGAAGGCAAG caccaccacctcctccaccctcaaggggaggacctccccctcctcctccccctcctcataGCTCaggccctcctcccccacctgccCGTGGAAGAGGGGCTCCTCCCCCACCACCTTCAAGAGCTCCCACTGCTGCACCTCCACCGCCACCTCCTTCCAGGCCTGGTGTTGTTGTTCCTCCACCCCCTCCAAACAGGATGTACCCTCCCCCACCGCCAGCGCTGCCCTCTTCAGCACCTTCAggcccaccaccacctccacctctgGCTGTGGCAGGGTCCACagcgccgccgcctcctcctccacctccgcCTCCACCAGGCCCTCCACCTCCCCCTGGCCTCCCTTCTGATAGTGACCATCAAGTTCCAGCTCCTTCAGGCAACAAAGCAGCTCTTTTGGATCAAATTAGAGAGGGTGCTCAGCTAAAAAAAGTGGAGCAGAATAGTCGGCCGGTGTCCTGCTCCGGAAGGGATGCGCTCTTAGACCAGATACGACAGGGCATTCAGCTGAAATCT GTGTCTGATGGCCAAGAGTCCACACCACCAACACCCGCACCCACATCAGGAATTGTGGGTGCACTCATGGAAGTGATGCAGAAAAGGAGCAAAGCCATTCATTCCTCAG atgaagatgaagatgatgatgaagaagaagatttTGAGGATGATGATGAGTGGGAAGACTga